From a single Okeanomitos corallinicola TIOX110 genomic region:
- a CDS encoding 1-acyl-sn-glycerol-3-phosphate acyltransferase, whose amino-acid sequence MPKSINSTQPPLKFIPPRFNPLILKVMSLFLPFILRVRTRPWLPAGIVKIEAQNAEVLAKLYHEFQGGKIRFLIAFRHPEVEDPLSMLYLLSRIVPQVAREKGISLQYPVHSHFMYERGMTLWAGNWLGWLFSRCGGVPVRRGRKVDRNAIQMARNLFVNAKIPIAIAPEGGTNGHSGMVSPLEPGVAQMGFWCVEDLQKANRTETVFIIPVAIKYSYVIPPWQKIDWLLSKLEADSGLVGAEINQSGKNKEEILYQRILRLAEYLITEMEEFYRRFYHQEFTEVISQDISANELLINRLHRLMDTALTITEKYFNVQPQGNFIDRCRRLEEAGWNYIYRDDIKDIHSLPPLKRGLADWVAEEADLRMQHMRIAESFVAVTANYIQEKPTADRFAETVLLMFDMLSRIKDSTLPGRPRLGLKQAMITVGEPISVTERWQVCQGNKQAFRQGVSDLTQDLFVALERLIKD is encoded by the coding sequence TTGCCTAAGTCTATTAATTCAACCCAACCACCATTAAAGTTTATTCCTCCACGTTTTAATCCTTTAATACTCAAGGTTATGTCTTTATTTCTACCTTTTATTTTGAGGGTAAGAACTAGACCTTGGCTACCTGCGGGGATTGTCAAAATTGAGGCTCAAAATGCTGAGGTATTAGCTAAATTATATCATGAGTTTCAAGGGGGAAAAATTCGGTTTTTAATTGCTTTTCGTCATCCAGAAGTAGAAGATCCTTTGTCAATGTTATATCTACTTTCTCGCATTGTTCCCCAGGTAGCAAGGGAAAAAGGGATTTCTTTACAATATCCTGTGCATAGTCATTTTATGTATGAAAGAGGAATGACTTTATGGGCAGGAAATTGGTTAGGATGGTTATTTTCTCGATGTGGTGGTGTACCTGTTCGCAGGGGAAGAAAGGTAGATAGAAATGCAATTCAAATGGCTAGAAATTTATTTGTAAATGCAAAAATACCCATTGCGATCGCCCCTGAAGGTGGTACAAATGGTCATAGTGGTATGGTTAGTCCTTTAGAACCTGGTGTGGCACAGATGGGTTTTTGGTGTGTGGAGGATTTACAAAAAGCTAACCGGACAGAAACTGTTTTTATTATCCCAGTTGCGATTAAATATAGTTATGTGATTCCACCTTGGCAAAAAATAGATTGGTTATTATCCAAATTAGAAGCTGATAGCGGTTTAGTAGGGGCAGAAATTAATCAAAGTGGGAAAAATAAGGAAGAAATTTTATATCAGCGAATTTTGCGATTAGCGGAATATTTAATTACGGAAATGGAGGAATTTTATCGTCGTTTTTATCATCAAGAGTTTACCGAGGTTATATCTCAAGATATCTCAGCTAATGAGCTATTAATTAATAGATTACACCGTTTAATGGATACGGCATTAACAATTACAGAAAAATATTTTAATGTCCAACCACAAGGTAATTTTATTGATAGATGTCGGCGGTTGGAAGAAGCAGGTTGGAATTATATTTATCGGGATGATATCAAAGATATTCATAGTCTACCACCTTTGAAACGTGGTTTAGCTGACTGGGTAGCAGAAGAAGCAGATTTACGAATGCAGCACATGAGAATAGCTGAAAGTTTTGTAGCGGTTACTGCTAATTATATTCAAGAAAAACCAACTGCTGATAGGTTTGCAGAAACGGTGTTATTAATGTTTGATATGTTATCTAGAATTAAAGATTCGACTTTACCGGGTAGGCCGCGTTTAGGTTTAAAACAGGCTATGATTACTGTGGGTGAACCAATTTCTGTAACGGAAAGATGGCAGGTTTGTCAGGGTAATAAACAGGCTTTTAGACAGGGAGTGAGTGATTTAACTCAGGATTTATTTGTAGCTTTGGAGAGATTAATTAAGGATTAA
- a CDS encoding polysaccharide biosynthesis/export family protein, whose translation MFIVSNSHKCGLVTVIFITWQVSIISITSIRPVVAQTLPSLEPSSQKIILPPHNSEFINPNRNKEIENEEIKNKNISPDFNSYLLDIGDGLSVIVQPLPGLYRLGIGDSIGVAVQRFPDLSFQASINPEGNIIVPLLGAISLNGLTLKEAEDKIRAGLNRYVIDPIIYLSLTGRRPNLSFQAPINQDGNIIIPQIGQLYVKGLSVEEAEIKIRSALSAITSDPVVVSLAQMRPVQITISGEVFRPGIYSAGTAMPRVTDILPLAGGSTLNADLRKVQIRRQLGDGSIVSQNVDLYAALQSGGTPPNLRLQDGDAVIVQRREPGTDDGYDRNLIARSTLAVPQIKVRVLNYAAGGIGTQSLPNGSTFLDVLGNVPLNTANLRDIALVRFDPEQGKAVTQRLDAKKALAGDASQNVTLQDNDVIVVGRNLVGKLTTLFNTITQPFFNVQSFIRFFENFGNGLFGGNSNR comes from the coding sequence ATGTTTATAGTATCCAATTCTCATAAATGTGGACTTGTTACCGTAATTTTTATTACCTGGCAGGTAAGTATTATTTCGATAACATCCATTCGACCTGTGGTTGCACAAACCTTACCATCCTTAGAACCATCCTCACAGAAAATTATCTTACCTCCTCACAATTCTGAATTTATCAATCCTAATAGGAACAAAGAGATTGAAAATGAAGAGATTAAAAATAAAAACATTTCCCCAGATTTTAACAGTTATCTTTTAGACATAGGAGATGGACTCAGTGTTATTGTTCAGCCTCTTCCTGGGTTATATAGGTTAGGAATTGGAGATTCTATTGGTGTTGCAGTACAAAGATTTCCAGATTTGAGTTTCCAAGCATCAATCAACCCAGAAGGTAATATTATTGTCCCACTACTAGGGGCGATATCTTTAAATGGCTTGACCTTAAAAGAAGCAGAAGATAAAATTCGCGCTGGCTTAAATCGTTATGTTATCGATCCCATCATATATTTATCCTTAACAGGGCGAAGACCTAACTTGAGTTTTCAAGCTCCTATAAATCAAGATGGCAATATCATCATTCCCCAAATAGGTCAACTGTACGTCAAAGGTCTGAGTGTAGAAGAGGCGGAAATAAAAATTCGCTCGGCTTTAAGTGCAATTACAAGTGATCCTGTAGTGGTTTCTTTAGCACAAATGCGACCAGTTCAGATTACTATCAGCGGAGAAGTGTTTCGTCCAGGAATTTATTCTGCGGGTACTGCTATGCCCAGAGTAACTGACATATTACCTCTTGCGGGTGGTTCCACATTAAATGCAGACCTCCGCAAAGTACAAATTCGTCGTCAGTTAGGTGATGGTTCTATAGTTTCACAAAATGTGGATTTATATGCTGCCTTACAAAGTGGTGGCACTCCTCCCAACTTACGCCTACAAGATGGTGATGCCGTAATTGTCCAACGTCGTGAACCTGGTACTGATGATGGTTATGACCGGAATTTAATTGCACGGTCAACTTTAGCAGTACCCCAGATTAAAGTGAGAGTCTTAAACTATGCAGCTGGAGGAATTGGTACTCAATCACTCCCCAATGGTAGTACATTCCTAGATGTGCTGGGAAATGTTCCTCTGAATACGGCTAACTTGCGAGATATTGCTTTAGTTCGCTTTGATCCAGAACAAGGTAAAGCTGTGACTCAAAGACTAGATGCTAAAAAGGCTCTAGCTGGCGATGCTTCCCAAAATGTTACACTCCAAGATAATGATGTCATTGTTGTTGGGAGAAATCTTGTTGGTAAATTGACTACTTTATTCAATACCATTACTCAACCTTTCTTTAATGTACAGTCGTTTATCCGCTTTTTTGAAAACTTTGGTAACGGCTTATTTGGGGGTAATTCAAATCGGTAA
- a CDS encoding EVE domain-containing protein produces the protein MPNINYWLMKSEPAAYSIHNLQQQKQTIWDGVRNYQARNFLKQMQVGDLAFFYHSNTQPPGIVGLMKIVETGIADPTQFDPDSEYYDPKSTPESPRWQTVKVEFVEEFSQPILLSTLKEKFNGDELLVVKKGNRLSVIPVIESVAKSILVTNN, from the coding sequence ATGCCAAATATTAATTACTGGTTAATGAAATCAGAACCAGCAGCATACAGTATTCATAATTTACAACAGCAAAAACAAACTATTTGGGATGGTGTGAGGAATTATCAAGCCCGTAACTTTTTAAAACAAATGCAAGTGGGAGATTTAGCCTTTTTTTATCATTCTAATACTCAACCTCCTGGTATTGTCGGGTTAATGAAAATTGTAGAAACAGGTATTGCTGACCCCACCCAATTTGATCCAGATAGTGAATATTATGATCCTAAATCTACCCCAGAATCACCACGTTGGCAGACAGTAAAAGTAGAATTTGTAGAAGAATTTTCCCAACCAATTTTATTATCTACACTCAAAGAAAAATTTAACGGTGATGAATTATTAGTAGTTAAAAAAGGGAATCGCTTATCAGTAATACCTGTGATAGAATCAGTAGCAAAAAGTATCCTGGTAACGAATAATTGA
- the leuD gene encoding 3-isopropylmalate dehydratase small subunit, which yields MQSEVKQISGNAVPLIGNDIDTDRIIPARYLKAITFDGLGVGVFIDDRTALNGQHPFDLPQYQGAKVLIVNRNFGCGSSREHAPQALAKWGIKAVIGESFAEIFFGNCVAMGIPCVIAEETTVKKLQELVTAHPQAAITIDLEKLQVQINDFTAPVVMSEGTRTAFVAGTWDACGQLVANAEQVKATAGKLPYIGWGKLVAS from the coding sequence ATGCAAAGTGAAGTAAAACAAATATCAGGTAACGCCGTTCCTCTAATTGGCAATGATATAGACACAGACCGAATTATCCCCGCCCGCTACCTGAAAGCCATCACCTTTGACGGCTTAGGAGTAGGGGTATTTATTGACGACAGAACCGCCTTAAATGGTCAACATCCCTTTGACTTACCCCAATACCAAGGGGCAAAAGTATTAATAGTTAACCGTAACTTCGGCTGTGGTTCATCCAGAGAACACGCACCCCAAGCACTCGCCAAATGGGGCATAAAAGCAGTCATTGGTGAAAGTTTCGCCGAAATCTTCTTTGGTAACTGTGTAGCAATGGGAATACCATGCGTAATAGCAGAAGAAACAACAGTTAAAAAACTACAAGAATTAGTTACCGCCCATCCCCAAGCAGCCATTACCATAGATTTGGAAAAATTGCAAGTACAAATCAATGATTTTACCGCCCCGGTGGTGATGAGTGAAGGGACAAGAACCGCTTTTGTGGCTGGAACTTGGGACGCTTGCGGACAACTGGTAGCCAATGCAGAACAGGTAAAAGCCACAGCAGGTAAATTACCTTACATTGGTTGGGGGAAATTAGTCGCTAGTTAA
- a CDS encoding rhodanese-related sulfurtransferase produces the protein MNPENIVVAALYKFVSLTDYQELQAPLLSFCQQQNIKGTILLAKEGVNGTIAGSRTEIDAVLGFLRSDARLADLEHKESYTETPPFEKMKVRLKREIVTLGIPEVDPNQKVGTYVSAEEWNDLISDPEVKVIDTRNDYEVSIGTFKRAENPQTQIFREFPEYISKNLDPNKHKKVALFCTGGIRCEKASSYMLAQGFEQVYHLKGGILKYLEAVPQAESLWEGECFVFDERVAVRHGLEEGSYELCFGCGHPISEADKSSPEYEEGISCPHCIGSLTAEKRARQQEKWKQYKLNNISITPQS, from the coding sequence ATGAACCCAGAAAATATTGTAGTAGCTGCACTGTATAAATTTGTCAGTTTAACCGATTATCAAGAACTGCAAGCACCGTTGTTATCTTTTTGTCAGCAGCAAAACATTAAAGGCACAATTTTACTAGCAAAAGAAGGAGTTAATGGAACTATAGCTGGTTCTCGGACTGAAATTGATGCAGTTTTGGGTTTTCTCCGTAGTGATGCCAGGTTAGCAGACTTGGAGCATAAAGAATCCTACACCGAAACACCGCCATTTGAAAAAATGAAAGTCCGGTTAAAGAGAGAAATTGTGACATTGGGAATACCGGAAGTTGATCCTAATCAAAAGGTGGGAACTTACGTTAGTGCTGAGGAATGGAATGATTTGATTTCTGATCCAGAGGTGAAAGTAATTGATACCCGCAATGATTATGAAGTCAGTATTGGTACTTTCAAAAGAGCAGAAAATCCCCAAACGCAGATTTTCCGAGAATTTCCTGAATACATTAGTAAAAATCTAGACCCGAACAAACATAAAAAAGTAGCCCTATTTTGTACTGGTGGTATTAGATGCGAAAAAGCCTCATCCTATATGTTGGCTCAAGGTTTTGAGCAAGTTTATCATCTCAAAGGCGGTATTCTCAAATATTTAGAAGCAGTTCCCCAGGCAGAAAGTTTGTGGGAAGGAGAATGTTTTGTGTTTGATGAACGGGTGGCAGTGCGTCACGGTTTGGAGGAAGGAAGTTATGAGTTATGCTTTGGTTGTGGTCATCCCATTTCCGAAGCAGATAAATCTTCACCTGAGTATGAAGAAGGTATTTCTTGTCCTCACTGTATTGGTAGTTTGACAGCGGAAAAAAGAGCAAGACAACAGGAGAAGTGGAAACAGTACAAGTTAAATAATATTTCCATCACTCCTCAATCCTGA
- a CDS encoding DUF938 domain-containing protein — translation MNTNPEQKQFAPATQRNRNAILDVLLQVLPKAGTILEIASGTGEHAVFFTPHLAPRKWLPSDPNPLLRDSITAWAAEFKSDHLYPPIDLDAQLPLWPVEKEQITDSPITAIININMIHISPWSACLGLMSGARRILPADGILYLYGPYKQNGKHTAPSNADFDDSLRSQNPEWGVRNLEDVIEVAKTESLTLHKIYQMPANNLSVVFKRD, via the coding sequence ATGAACACAAACCCAGAACAAAAACAGTTTGCACCAGCAACCCAACGCAACCGCAACGCAATTTTAGATGTACTCTTACAAGTATTACCAAAAGCAGGAACAATCTTAGAAATAGCCAGTGGAACAGGAGAACACGCAGTATTTTTTACTCCCCATCTAGCACCGCGAAAATGGCTACCTTCTGACCCAAACCCCTTATTAAGAGACAGTATCACAGCTTGGGCAGCAGAATTTAAAAGTGATCATCTTTACCCACCGATAGATTTAGATGCTCAGTTACCATTGTGGCCAGTTGAAAAAGAACAAATCACAGACTCGCCTATTACCGCTATAATTAACATTAACATGATTCATATTTCCCCGTGGTCAGCCTGTTTGGGACTCATGTCCGGAGCTAGGCGTATTTTACCCGCTGATGGCATCCTTTATTTATATGGCCCATATAAACAAAACGGAAAACATACCGCACCTAGCAATGCTGATTTTGATGATTCTTTACGGTCACAAAATCCAGAATGGGGAGTGCGTAATTTAGAGGATGTGATAGAAGTTGCAAAAACTGAAAGTCTGACATTACACAAGATTTACCAAATGCCAGCGAACAATCTATCTGTTGTATTTAAACGTGATTGA
- the cofG gene encoding 7,8-didemethyl-8-hydroxy-5-deazariboflavin synthase subunit CofG, translated as MSQNIVTYSPAYTIVPTYECFNRCSYCNFRTDPGKSPWLTLLEAESILQRLQNQGICEILILSGEVHPLSPRREAWFQLIYDLCVLALAMGFLPHTNAGPLSFPEMQRLKNVNVSMGLMLEQLTPKLLNTVHFHAPSKLPDVRLQQLEWAGKLQIPFTTGLLLGIGETEDDCWQALAAIADLHKQYKHIQEVILQPHSPGNLQTLNAEAFDPRLLPKLIEKARNILPAEITIQIPPNLVTDDNWLLACLDAGARDLGGIGPKDEVNPDYPHLQKHKLMEILKTAGWELVPRLPVYPHFYSWLNEEMVTAVKNYGVA; from the coding sequence ATGTCTCAAAATATTGTTACCTACAGCCCTGCTTATACTATTGTGCCTACTTATGAATGTTTCAATAGGTGTAGCTACTGCAATTTTCGGACAGATCCTGGTAAAAGTCCATGGTTAACGCTTCTAGAAGCTGAGAGTATTTTGCAAAGACTTCAAAATCAAGGTATCTGTGAAATTCTCATTCTTAGTGGTGAGGTTCATCCTTTATCACCCAGAAGAGAAGCTTGGTTTCAGCTGATTTATGACTTGTGTGTTTTAGCTTTAGCAATGGGATTTTTGCCCCACACCAATGCTGGGCCATTGAGTTTTCCGGAAATGCAAAGGTTAAAAAATGTCAATGTCTCGATGGGTTTGATGTTAGAACAGTTGACACCCAAATTGTTGAATACCGTACATTTTCATGCACCCAGTAAATTACCTGATGTGCGTTTACAACAGTTAGAATGGGCGGGAAAATTGCAGATTCCTTTCACCACCGGCTTACTTTTGGGAATTGGAGAAACTGAAGATGATTGCTGGCAAGCTTTAGCTGCTATTGCGGATTTGCACAAACAATATAAACATATACAAGAAGTGATATTACAACCCCACAGTCCTGGAAATTTACAAACCTTGAATGCAGAAGCTTTTGATCCTCGTCTACTGCCAAAACTCATCGAAAAAGCACGGAATATTTTACCCGCAGAGATTACCATTCAAATTCCGCCTAACTTGGTAACAGATGACAATTGGTTACTAGCTTGTTTAGATGCTGGTGCTAGGGATTTAGGGGGAATCGGTCCTAAAGATGAAGTTAACCCTGATTATCCTCATTTACAGAAACACAAACTGATGGAGATTTTAAAAACAGCAGGATGGGAATTAGTACCACGTTTACCTGTATATCCTCATTTTTATAGTTGGTTGAATGAAGAAATGGTTACAGCAGTTAAAAATTACGGCGTTGCTTAA
- a CDS encoding polysaccharide biosynthesis tyrosine autokinase, giving the protein MAPPIVKKYLIAFEKYKWIGIASFVLVLSGATVVALQPEPEDVFMIEGALRYNIPPVAFSKTASDIQQQGQQLTEQTLLSEPVIRKVVDTVRVKPDMSKIKIVMPKYDSKSGQLINPLMMVYYQDSDPKRGKQFLDELMKQMVILSREINTGRLNAIIKKIDELLPNAKKELQLAENRLEQYDRREMPVILAAENGSLLSGISSSQNQQRAIKLTISGINAQIRSLEDKLGLTVGQAYVSSALSADPIIGNLRSQIYQVETQIATLRKDLRPEHPTMIQLQRQKEASEELLQERAAEVLGGGGMAAPLRGNVTGIRTQSSLDPTRQALANQMVALQTQLETLEQQLKQQIEQETQLRQEYALIPNKQLERSRLEQELGLKKAIHDQMQAKLIDAKAAEAETVGSLNLAKEAIPSAVPNKPKSLPVTLAIGGVLGIAIGGGVIFLLGSLEGTFKTREDIRESLKQRDVLLLGELPLIPVDDLEPDTLPVLLSPNSPYLEFYEKFRSNLRRLGSTDAKVVLITSVGSKEGKTVSAYNLGIASALAGKRTLIIEADLRSASQASSLKVTPDSYAAIEPLIYYSTLSDCIHIVPDVENLYIIPSAGPVNQSAAVIESMEIRLLIEDARQRYDLVIIDTNPLSISNDALLMQPYSDGIVLVTRPNYTQENMLTEAIDELVENELGLLGAIINGADIEVRIPARFEPIHQPEPEITLEVISEAEDISTIFGKN; this is encoded by the coding sequence ATGGCACCACCAATTGTTAAAAAATATCTGATTGCCTTTGAAAAGTATAAATGGATTGGAATAGCTAGTTTTGTATTAGTATTATCTGGCGCAACTGTAGTAGCTTTACAACCAGAACCAGAAGATGTATTCATGATAGAAGGTGCTTTACGCTATAACATTCCACCTGTTGCCTTCTCGAAAACAGCAAGTGACATTCAGCAACAAGGACAACAACTAACAGAACAAACTCTACTATCAGAACCAGTGATCAGAAAAGTAGTAGATACAGTACGAGTCAAGCCAGATATGTCCAAAATAAAAATTGTCATGCCTAAGTATGATAGTAAAAGTGGGCAATTAATTAATCCTTTAATGATGGTTTACTATCAAGATAGTGATCCGAAGAGAGGCAAGCAATTTCTGGATGAATTGATGAAACAAATGGTGATATTAAGCCGTGAAATTAACACTGGCCGCTTAAATGCTATTATTAAAAAAATAGATGAACTCTTACCAAATGCAAAGAAAGAACTTCAATTAGCAGAAAATAGATTAGAACAATATGATCGTCGGGAAATGCCAGTTATCTTAGCAGCAGAAAATGGTAGTTTGCTAAGTGGAATTAGTAGTAGTCAAAATCAACAAAGAGCTATCAAACTGACTATTTCTGGCATTAATGCTCAGATCCGCTCTTTAGAAGATAAATTGGGTTTAACAGTAGGACAGGCCTATGTTTCTTCAGCTTTGAGTGCTGATCCTATTATCGGTAACTTGCGATCGCAGATTTACCAAGTAGAGACGCAAATAGCTACACTTCGTAAAGATTTACGTCCTGAACATCCCACCATGATTCAATTACAGCGTCAGAAAGAAGCATCAGAAGAACTGCTACAAGAACGCGCTGCGGAAGTATTGGGTGGGGGTGGTATGGCTGCACCTTTACGAGGTAATGTCACGGGTATTCGTACCCAAAGTAGTTTAGACCCCACACGACAAGCACTAGCAAACCAAATGGTGGCTTTGCAAACCCAACTAGAAACCTTGGAGCAACAACTAAAACAGCAAATTGAACAAGAGACTCAATTGCGGCAAGAATACGCTCTCATCCCTAACAAGCAATTGGAGCGATCGCGCTTAGAACAAGAGTTAGGACTCAAAAAAGCCATCCATGATCAAATGCAAGCCAAACTGATAGATGCAAAGGCAGCAGAAGCAGAAACTGTTGGTAGTCTAAACTTAGCTAAAGAAGCAATTCCCAGCGCTGTACCCAACAAACCCAAGAGTTTACCTGTTACCTTGGCTATCGGTGGTGTCTTGGGTATTGCAATTGGCGGTGGTGTCATATTCTTATTAGGTTCATTAGAAGGTACTTTCAAGACCAGAGAAGATATCCGCGAAAGCCTCAAACAGCGGGATGTATTGCTACTGGGAGAATTGCCTTTAATACCAGTTGATGATTTAGAACCAGACACCCTACCAGTGTTACTTTCTCCCAATTCTCCTTACTTGGAGTTTTATGAGAAGTTCCGTAGTAACTTGCGGAGGTTGGGTAGTACAGATGCTAAAGTAGTATTAATCACTAGCGTTGGTAGTAAAGAAGGTAAAACAGTTAGTGCTTACAATTTAGGTATAGCTTCAGCATTAGCTGGCAAAAGAACCCTAATTATTGAAGCAGATTTGCGATCAGCATCTCAAGCCTCATCCTTAAAAGTTACCCCTGATTCCTATGCTGCCATCGAACCCTTAATATATTATTCCACGTTAAGTGACTGTATTCATATAGTTCCTGATGTAGAAAACCTATACATTATCCCCAGCGCAGGCCCTGTAAATCAATCTGCTGCTGTCATAGAATCTATGGAAATTAGGTTGTTGATCGAAGATGCACGTCAACGTTACGATTTAGTAATTATAGACACAAATCCTTTAAGTATTTCCAATGATGCTCTACTCATGCAGCCTTACAGTGATGGTATTGTTTTAGTGACTCGGCCCAACTACACTCAAGAAAATATGTTAACAGAAGCCATTGATGAGTTAGTGGAAAATGAGCTAGGACTACTGGGTGCGATTATCAACGGTGCTGACATTGAAGTTCGCATACCTGCACGTTTTGAACCAATTCATCAGCCTGAACCTGAGATTACCTTAGAGGTTATTTCAGAAGCTGAAGATATATCCACTATTTTTGGCAAGAATTAG
- the leuC gene encoding 3-isopropylmalate dehydratase large subunit, whose amino-acid sequence MSKGTLFDKVWDLHTVGTLPSGLTQLFIGLHLIHEVTSPQAFAMLKERGLKVLFPQRTVATVDHIVPTENQARPFVDSMAEAMIQALEKSCQENDITFYNIGSGNQGIVHVIAPELGLTQPGMTIACGDSHTSSHGAFGAIAFGIGTSQVRDVLASQTLALSKLKVRKIEVNGQLKPGVYAKDVILHIIRTLGVKGGVGYAYEYAGTTFAQMNMEERMTVCNMAIEGGARCGYVNPDQITYDYLKNRDFAPKDTNWDKAVAWWESLRSDADAEYDDVVVFNAEDIPPTVTWGITPGQGIGIDQKVPAAAELAEEDRFVAEEAYRYMDLYPGQPIQGTKIDVCFIGSCTNGRISDLREAAKIAQGRKVAEGVKAFVVPGSERVKQEAEAEGLDRIFVAAGFEWREPGCSMCLAMNPDKLQGRQISASSSNRNFKGRQGSASGRTLLMSPAMVATAAIKGEVADVREML is encoded by the coding sequence ATGAGCAAGGGAACTCTGTTTGACAAAGTTTGGGACTTACACACCGTTGGTACACTTCCATCAGGACTAACGCAACTCTTTATCGGCCTCCATCTTATTCATGAAGTTACCAGTCCCCAAGCCTTTGCTATGCTCAAAGAGAGGGGTTTAAAAGTCTTATTCCCCCAACGCACAGTAGCCACAGTTGATCATATTGTTCCTACTGAAAATCAAGCTCGTCCCTTTGTGGATAGCATGGCAGAGGCAATGATCCAGGCATTAGAAAAGAGTTGTCAAGAAAATGACATAACTTTTTACAATATTGGTTCGGGAAATCAAGGTATAGTTCATGTTATTGCTCCCGAACTGGGATTAACCCAACCGGGAATGACCATTGCTTGTGGAGATAGCCACACATCTAGTCATGGTGCATTTGGGGCGATCGCCTTTGGCATCGGTACAAGCCAAGTTAGAGACGTTCTCGCCTCCCAAACCCTAGCATTATCAAAACTCAAAGTTAGAAAAATCGAAGTAAACGGCCAACTCAAACCCGGAGTTTACGCCAAAGACGTAATTTTACATATCATCCGGACATTGGGAGTAAAAGGTGGCGTAGGTTACGCCTATGAATACGCAGGAACAACTTTTGCACAGATGAACATGGAAGAACGGATGACCGTTTGTAACATGGCCATTGAAGGTGGGGCAAGATGCGGATATGTCAACCCCGATCAAATTACTTACGACTACCTCAAAAATAGAGACTTCGCTCCCAAAGATACAAACTGGGACAAAGCCGTTGCCTGGTGGGAATCTCTGCGGAGTGATGCGGATGCCGAATATGATGATGTAGTAGTATTTAATGCCGAAGACATACCCCCCACCGTCACCTGGGGAATTACACCAGGTCAAGGTATCGGTATTGATCAAAAAGTTCCCGCTGCCGCAGAATTAGCAGAAGAAGACCGTTTTGTAGCCGAAGAAGCCTATCGCTACATGGACTTGTATCCTGGTCAACCCATCCAAGGCACAAAAATTGATGTGTGCTTTATTGGTAGCTGCACCAACGGACGCATCAGCGACCTGAGAGAAGCAGCCAAAATAGCCCAAGGACGCAAAGTTGCAGAGGGAGTCAAAGCCTTTGTCGTACCCGGTTCAGAACGAGTTAAACAAGAAGCCGAAGCCGAAGGACTAGATAGAATCTTCGTCGCAGCAGGTTTTGAATGGCGCGAACCAGGGTGTTCCATGTGTTTAGCCATGAACCCAGACAAATTACAAGGTAGACAAATTAGCGCCTCCTCCTCCAACCGTAACTTTAAAGGTAGACAAGGTTCAGCATCCGGCCGCACCCTGTTAATGAGTCCCGCAATGGTAGCCACCGCCGCCATTAAAGGTGAAGTCGCCGATGTGCGGGAAATGCTGTAA
- a CDS encoding DUF3134 domain-containing protein, translating to MLDGPLHEQPRNQRATVIRTSNEFVLLEWLKSTGRLIEREPVESTNLNNNVEEISEIIDLDDLTYDGDDDDAAVDVED from the coding sequence ATGCTTGATGGACCATTGCATGAACAACCCCGCAACCAACGAGCTACTGTAATTCGTACAAGTAATGAATTTGTACTTTTAGAATGGCTCAAGTCTACAGGAAGATTAATAGAACGTGAACCTGTAGAATCTACTAATCTCAATAATAACGTAGAAGAAATCTCAGAAATTATTGATCTTGACGATCTGACCTATGACGGTGATGATGATGATGCGGCAGTAGATGTAGAAGATTAA